Proteins co-encoded in one Marinobacter gudaonensis genomic window:
- the uca gene encoding urea carboxylase, protein MFSKVLIANRGEIAVRTIRTLKAIGVGSVAVYSHQDRHSLHVTLADESVALTGNGASETYLDKAQILSAAKHTGAEAIIPGYGFLSENADFAEACEADGIAFIGPTADQMREFGLKHRARELAEAAGVPLAPGSGLLESLDEALQTAERLGYPVMLKSTAGGGGIGLTRCNSDSELRDAFETVRRQGQSFFNDSGVFLERFIARARHVEVQMFGDGAGNVVALGERDCSLQRRNQKVVEETPAPNLPVATRQKMLDAAVSLGQSVNYRSAGTVEYIYDADRDEFYFLEVNTRLQVEHPVTESVTGLDLIEWMLKIAAGESPDLANFEPALNGASMEVRIYAEDPLKDFQPSPGELTDVHWPEDGVRVDTWVENGSEVSAHYDPMIAKLIVHGQDRHEALAKLKAALAETRLMGIATNLDYLRQVVAQQSFADGIVSTRALESFDFKPSVAEVVKPGTYTTVQDYPGRVGYWNIGVPPSGPMDDYAFRIANRIVGNHTEAAGLEATLIGPSLKFHKDSVVALTGALTDATLDDKPVEFWKPITVKAGQVLAVGKAIKGCRTYLAVRGGFDVPVYLGSRSTFALGQFGGHGGRPLRPGDMLGISQIDLPACTTTAPTHDPAPADPDLIPDYPDHWEIGVLYGPHGAPDFFTEKSIEKFFEQDWEVHYNSNRLGIRLNGPKPEFTRADGGEAGLHPSNIHDCEYAIGSINFTGDMPVILTKDGPSLGGFVCPVTIAKAELWKVGQVKPGDTIRFVAIDNDTAVKLSERQELAIKSLMAPPMVDLVKPDLEPVNGLSATILAHLAETDGRPEVTYRQAGDQYILLEYGPNVMDLGFRLRIHALMEAIADVQPNGLLELSPGVRSLQLRYDARILTQEALMTYLLDLEATLPPTDELKVRSRVIHLPMAFEDSATLEAVDKYRQSVRDTAPWLPNNVDFMQRINGLPSREAVRDILFSARYLVLGLGDVYLGAPCAVPLDPRHRMLTSKYNPARTYTAEGTVGIGGVYMCIYGMDSPGGYQLVGRTLPIWNKYLKNPQFAEGAPWLLRFFDQVCYYPVTEAELNEMRDQFRAGQLTVKIEEETFDLKSHQAFLDANADSIAEFRELQQAAYAKEVALWKDSEAAELDKLAKAPPKPEVSDLAKFGELVSAEIAGNIWKCLVKPGDTVAEGDPLVIVEAMKMEFEINATQAGEISAMHVEPGKAVTPGEPLLSIKV, encoded by the coding sequence ATGTTTAGCAAAGTTCTGATCGCCAACCGAGGCGAAATCGCCGTTCGCACCATCCGCACCCTCAAGGCCATCGGCGTTGGCAGCGTGGCTGTCTACTCCCACCAGGATCGCCACAGCCTGCACGTGACCCTGGCCGATGAATCCGTGGCACTCACCGGTAACGGCGCCAGCGAAACCTACCTGGACAAGGCCCAAATCCTGTCGGCGGCGAAGCACACCGGCGCCGAGGCGATTATTCCGGGGTATGGCTTTCTCTCCGAGAACGCGGACTTCGCCGAGGCCTGCGAGGCCGATGGCATTGCCTTTATCGGCCCCACGGCCGACCAGATGCGCGAATTCGGCCTGAAGCACCGGGCCCGGGAATTGGCGGAAGCCGCCGGTGTGCCCCTGGCCCCGGGCAGCGGCCTGCTGGAAAGCCTGGACGAAGCCCTGCAAACCGCCGAGCGCCTGGGCTACCCGGTGATGCTGAAGAGCACCGCCGGCGGTGGCGGCATCGGCCTGACCCGCTGCAACAGTGACAGTGAATTGCGCGACGCCTTTGAAACCGTGCGCCGCCAGGGCCAGAGCTTCTTTAATGACAGCGGCGTGTTCCTGGAGCGCTTCATCGCCCGGGCCCGCCATGTGGAAGTGCAGATGTTCGGCGATGGCGCCGGCAATGTGGTGGCCCTGGGCGAACGGGACTGCTCGCTGCAGCGCCGGAACCAGAAAGTGGTGGAGGAAACCCCGGCACCGAACCTACCGGTGGCCACTCGCCAGAAGATGCTGGATGCCGCCGTCTCCCTCGGGCAGTCGGTAAATTACCGCTCCGCGGGCACCGTGGAGTACATCTACGACGCCGACCGGGACGAGTTCTACTTCCTGGAAGTGAATACCCGCTTACAGGTTGAGCACCCGGTCACCGAGTCGGTCACCGGCCTGGACCTGATCGAATGGATGCTGAAAATCGCCGCCGGCGAAAGCCCGGACCTGGCGAACTTCGAGCCGGCTCTGAACGGCGCCTCCATGGAGGTGCGCATCTACGCCGAAGATCCCTTGAAGGACTTCCAGCCCTCCCCCGGTGAGCTGACCGACGTGCACTGGCCGGAAGACGGCGTACGGGTCGATACCTGGGTGGAAAACGGCAGCGAGGTGTCCGCCCATTACGACCCCATGATCGCCAAGCTGATTGTGCACGGCCAAGACCGGCACGAGGCCCTGGCCAAACTGAAAGCCGCCCTGGCGGAAACCCGGCTGATGGGCATTGCCACCAACCTGGATTACCTGCGCCAGGTGGTGGCCCAGCAGAGCTTTGCCGATGGCATTGTCTCTACCCGCGCCCTGGAGAGTTTCGATTTCAAACCCTCGGTGGCCGAAGTGGTCAAACCAGGCACCTACACCACCGTGCAGGACTATCCCGGCCGCGTGGGCTACTGGAACATCGGCGTGCCGCCCAGTGGTCCCATGGACGACTACGCCTTCCGGATTGCCAACCGCATTGTCGGCAACCACACCGAAGCCGCCGGCCTGGAAGCCACCCTGATCGGCCCCAGCCTGAAGTTCCACAAGGACTCCGTGGTTGCCCTCACCGGTGCGCTTACAGACGCGACCCTGGACGACAAACCGGTGGAATTCTGGAAACCCATCACTGTGAAGGCCGGCCAGGTTCTGGCGGTGGGCAAGGCTATCAAGGGCTGCCGCACCTATCTGGCGGTGCGCGGTGGCTTTGATGTGCCGGTGTACCTGGGCAGCCGCTCCACCTTCGCCCTCGGCCAGTTCGGCGGCCACGGCGGACGGCCTTTGCGACCCGGCGACATGCTCGGCATCAGCCAGATCGATCTGCCGGCCTGCACCACCACGGCACCGACCCACGACCCGGCCCCGGCGGATCCGGACCTGATCCCCGACTATCCGGACCATTGGGAAATCGGCGTGCTCTATGGCCCCCACGGCGCCCCGGATTTCTTCACCGAAAAGTCCATCGAGAAGTTCTTCGAGCAGGACTGGGAAGTGCACTACAACTCCAACCGCCTGGGCATCCGCCTGAACGGACCCAAGCCCGAATTCACCCGGGCCGACGGCGGCGAGGCGGGGCTGCACCCCTCCAACATCCATGACTGCGAATACGCGATCGGCTCTATCAACTTCACCGGCGACATGCCGGTCATCCTCACCAAGGACGGCCCCAGCCTGGGCGGCTTTGTGTGCCCGGTGACCATCGCCAAGGCGGAGCTGTGGAAGGTCGGCCAGGTGAAACCCGGCGATACGATCCGGTTCGTGGCCATCGATAACGACACCGCCGTGAAACTCTCCGAGCGCCAGGAACTGGCCATCAAGAGCCTGATGGCACCGCCGATGGTAGACCTGGTGAAGCCGGATCTTGAACCGGTGAACGGCCTGTCCGCCACCATCCTGGCCCACCTGGCCGAAACCGATGGGCGCCCGGAAGTGACCTACCGCCAGGCCGGCGACCAGTACATCCTGCTGGAATACGGCCCCAACGTGATGGACCTGGGCTTCCGCCTGCGCATCCACGCCCTGATGGAAGCCATCGCCGACGTGCAACCCAACGGCCTGCTGGAGCTCTCGCCGGGCGTGCGCTCGCTGCAATTGCGCTACGACGCCCGGATTCTCACGCAGGAAGCGCTGATGACCTACCTGCTGGACCTGGAAGCCACCCTGCCGCCCACCGATGAGCTGAAAGTGCGCAGCCGGGTCATTCACCTGCCCATGGCCTTCGAAGACAGCGCCACCCTGGAAGCCGTCGACAAATACCGCCAGTCGGTGCGCGACACCGCCCCCTGGCTGCCCAACAACGTCGACTTCATGCAACGCATCAACGGCCTGCCCAGCCGCGAGGCCGTCCGCGACATCCTGTTCTCGGCAAGATACCTGGTGCTGGGCCTGGGCGACGTCTACCTCGGCGCACCCTGCGCGGTTCCGCTGGACCCGAGGCACCGCATGCTCACCTCCAAGTACAACCCGGCCCGCACCTACACGGCCGAGGGCACCGTGGGCATCGGCGGCGTGTACATGTGCATCTACGGCATGGATTCCCCCGGCGGCTACCAGCTGGTCGGCCGCACCCTGCCCATCTGGAACAAATACCTGAAGAACCCCCAGTTCGCCGAAGGCGCCCCCTGGCTGCTGCGGTTCTTCGACCAGGTGTGCTACTACCCGGTCACCGAAGCCGAACTGAACGAAATGCGCGACCAGTTCCGCGCCGGCCAGCTGACGGTGAAAATTGAGGAAGAAACCTTCGACCTCAAATCCCACCAGGCCTTCCTGGACGCCAACGCCGACTCCATCGCCGAGTTCCGCGAACTACAGCAGGCGGCCTATGCTAAAGAGGTGGCCCTGTGGAAAGACAGCGAAGCCGCGGAACTGGACAAACTCGCCAAGGCACCGCCCAAACCGGAGGTGTCTGATCTCGCGAAATTCGGCGAACTGGTGAGCGCGGAGATTGCCGGCAACATCTGGAAGTGCCTGGTGAAACCGGGCGATACCGTGGCCGAGGGTGATCCATTGGTGATCGTGGAGGCTATGAAAATGGAATTCGAGATAAACGCGACCCAGGCCGGGGAGATCAGTGCCATGCATGTGGAGCCTGGCAAAGCCGTTACTCCGGGGGAGCCTTTGTTGAGCATCAAGGTTTGA
- a CDS encoding GntR family transcriptional regulator, translated as MADRVYEALKDDIFEFRLIPGDKFSEGDVGTRLNASRTPVREALYRLQREGYVEVLFRSGWQVKPFDFRQVEELYDLRITLERAAMHKICGLDEEPPAIRTLTAIWNPDHPSERAVGSTVRALDESFHCDLVAAAGNREMTRIHREITDRLRIIRRLDFTRDDRVDATYVEHAAILEALRSGMATEAADRLTHHIRASQKAVREITMERIREAAEAHRNGQQIAPQTP; from the coding sequence ATGGCAGACAGGGTTTACGAAGCCCTGAAGGACGACATCTTTGAGTTCCGCCTGATCCCCGGTGACAAGTTCAGCGAGGGCGATGTGGGCACGCGCCTGAATGCCAGCCGCACGCCGGTGCGGGAAGCGTTGTACCGGTTGCAGCGGGAAGGCTACGTGGAGGTGCTGTTCCGCAGCGGCTGGCAGGTGAAGCCGTTTGATTTCCGGCAGGTGGAAGAGCTCTACGACCTGCGGATCACCCTCGAGAGGGCCGCGATGCACAAGATCTGCGGCCTGGACGAGGAGCCGCCGGCCATTCGCACGCTGACAGCCATCTGGAACCCGGACCACCCCTCCGAGAGGGCCGTCGGCAGTACCGTGCGGGCGCTGGACGAGAGCTTTCATTGTGACCTGGTGGCTGCGGCCGGCAACCGGGAGATGACGCGCATTCACCGGGAGATCACCGACCGGCTGCGGATCATCCGGCGCCTGGACTTCACCCGGGACGATCGGGTGGACGCCACCTACGTGGAACACGCCGCCATTCTGGAAGCGTTGCGCAGTGGCATGGCCACCGAAGCCGCCGACCGGTTGACCCACCACATTCGCGCCAGCCAGAAAGCGGTTCGCGAGATCACCATGGAGCGAATCCGCGAGGCCGCAGAAGCTCACCGCAACGGGCAACAAATTGCCCCGCAGACCCCTTAA
- a CDS encoding ComEA family DNA-binding protein yields MNRTPLFATLVLLFSLVTGFAQAQDAAVNINTADVATLASLSGIGESKAEAIVAYREANGPFAATTDLANVKGIGEATLAKNADRLTVE; encoded by the coding sequence ATGAACCGCACCCCCCTTTTCGCAACCCTCGTATTGCTGTTCAGCCTGGTGACCGGCTTTGCCCAAGCCCAGGACGCCGCTGTTAACATCAACACCGCCGATGTTGCCACCCTGGCCAGCCTCAGCGGGATTGGCGAGAGCAAGGCCGAAGCGATTGTTGCCTACCGTGAAGCCAACGGCCCGTTCGCGGCAACAACTGACCTCGCCAACGTGAAAGGCATTGGCGAGGCCACCCTGGCGAAGAACGCTGATCGCCTGACTGTTGAGTAA
- a CDS encoding (Fe-S)-binding protein, with product MVDPIKVYPSKPSKVYFYGTCLVDLFYPDAGIAGVELLEREGIEVLFPQNQTCCGQPAYTSGYHDQARSVARAQLDLFPEDWPIVVPSGSCGGMMRKHYPDLFKDTSDEVKAAEIAGRVWELTDFLLNVCHIKLEDLGEPTTVAMHTSCSARREMGVAEVGPKLLGQLKNVNLVEQARPEECCGFGGTFAVRHPEISGAMVSEKVDTLVDAGAQRFVTTDCGCLMNIDGYAEKNQKPVRGEHILSFLWARTRGEGNKGGHQS from the coding sequence ATGGTTGATCCCATCAAGGTTTATCCGTCCAAACCTTCCAAAGTCTATTTCTACGGCACCTGCCTGGTGGACCTGTTCTACCCCGATGCGGGCATTGCCGGTGTGGAGTTGCTGGAGCGGGAAGGCATTGAGGTGCTGTTTCCCCAGAACCAGACCTGCTGCGGGCAACCGGCCTATACCTCCGGCTACCACGACCAGGCCCGGTCGGTGGCCCGCGCCCAGCTGGACCTGTTTCCGGAAGACTGGCCCATTGTGGTGCCCTCCGGCTCCTGTGGCGGCATGATGCGCAAGCACTACCCGGACCTGTTCAAGGACACCTCCGACGAGGTGAAGGCGGCCGAGATCGCCGGGCGGGTGTGGGAACTGACTGACTTCCTGCTCAACGTTTGCCATATCAAACTGGAAGACCTCGGCGAACCCACCACCGTGGCCATGCATACCTCCTGCTCGGCGCGCCGGGAAATGGGCGTGGCCGAAGTGGGCCCGAAGCTGCTGGGCCAGCTGAAGAACGTGAACCTGGTGGAGCAGGCACGGCCGGAGGAGTGCTGCGGCTTTGGCGGGACCTTTGCGGTGCGCCATCCGGAAATCTCCGGCGCCATGGTGAGCGAGAAGGTAGACACGCTGGTGGACGCCGGCGCCCAGCGGTTTGTGACGACCGACTGCGGCTGCCTGATGAACATTGATGGCTACGCCGAGAAGAACCAGAAGCCGGTTCGGGGCGAGCACATTCTCAGTTTCCTCTGGGCACGGACTCGAGGTGAAGGCAATAAGGGAGGGCACCAGTCATGA
- a CDS encoding LutB/LldF family L-lactate oxidation iron-sulfur protein — translation MSETAERTGHHVDVKEFYPRVHAAIHNPKIRKNFRSAMDGLMSKRKNAFDGWDLETLRDLGANIRLKALANLPDLLEQLEQKLTENGIKVHWAVDGDEACRIVRDICKARDAKTVIKGKSMVSEEMELNHYLEEQGIEALESDLGEYIVQLADETPSHIIMPAIHKNTGEISELMHEKTGTDLSNDVEYLTASARQQLREKFMNADVGVSGVNFAVADTGTLCLVENEGNGRMTTTVPKCHIAVTGIEKVVPSMADVTGLLALLTRSATGQHITTYFNMISGPRKAEELDGPEEVHVVLVDNGRSSIYQDDELLDTLRCIRCGACMNHCPVYTRVGGHAYGTTYPGPIGKILMPHLIGLDEGRHLPSASSLCGACGEVCPVKIPIPDLLVRLRQESVDGDQLHPAKVRGHGAKRSSTEALIWKGWAWMHASPGVYRLGTGVASKFRALQPSKVGAWTDYRTAPKLAAKTLHQRMKERGQ, via the coding sequence ATGAGCGAGACCGCCGAGCGCACCGGCCACCACGTTGATGTGAAGGAGTTCTACCCTCGCGTTCACGCGGCCATTCATAACCCCAAGATCCGCAAGAATTTCCGCAGCGCCATGGACGGGCTTATGTCCAAGCGCAAGAACGCCTTTGACGGCTGGGATCTGGAAACGCTGCGGGATCTGGGCGCCAACATCCGCCTGAAAGCGCTCGCCAACCTGCCGGATCTGCTCGAGCAACTGGAGCAGAAGCTCACCGAGAATGGCATCAAGGTGCACTGGGCGGTGGACGGCGACGAGGCGTGCCGGATTGTGCGGGACATCTGCAAGGCCCGGGATGCGAAGACGGTGATCAAGGGCAAGTCCATGGTCTCCGAGGAAATGGAGCTGAACCATTACCTGGAAGAACAGGGTATTGAAGCTCTGGAATCGGACCTGGGCGAGTACATTGTGCAACTGGCCGATGAGACGCCCTCGCACATCATCATGCCGGCAATTCACAAGAACACCGGTGAGATCTCGGAGCTGATGCACGAGAAAACCGGCACCGATCTCTCCAACGACGTGGAGTACCTGACCGCCAGCGCCCGCCAGCAGTTGCGGGAGAAGTTCATGAACGCCGATGTGGGCGTGTCCGGGGTGAACTTCGCGGTGGCCGACACCGGCACCCTGTGTCTGGTGGAGAACGAGGGCAACGGCCGCATGACCACCACCGTGCCCAAATGCCACATTGCGGTTACCGGCATCGAGAAGGTGGTGCCCTCCATGGCGGACGTGACCGGTCTGCTGGCCCTGCTCACCCGCTCGGCCACCGGCCAGCACATCACCACCTACTTCAACATGATTTCCGGGCCCCGCAAGGCCGAGGAGCTGGACGGCCCCGAGGAAGTGCACGTGGTGTTGGTGGATAACGGCCGCTCGTCCATTTACCAGGACGACGAGCTGCTGGACACCCTGCGCTGCATCCGCTGCGGCGCCTGCATGAACCACTGCCCGGTGTATACCCGCGTGGGCGGCCACGCCTACGGCACCACCTACCCGGGCCCCATTGGCAAGATCCTGATGCCGCACCTGATTGGCCTGGACGAAGGCCGGCACCTGCCCAGCGCCTCCAGCCTGTGCGGCGCCTGCGGCGAAGTCTGCCCGGTGAAGATTCCCATTCCGGACCTGCTGGTGCGCCTGCGCCAGGAATCGGTGGACGGCGACCAGCTGCACCCGGCCAAGGTGCGTGGCCATGGTGCCAAGCGCAGTTCGACGGAAGCGCTGATCTGGAAAGGCTGGGCGTGGATGCATGCCAGCCCCGGCGTGTATCGCCTGGGCACCGGTGTTGCCAGCAAGTTCCGCGCCCTGCAACCCTCAAAAGTGGGCGCCTGGACCGATTACCGCACGGCGCCGAAGCTGGCCGC